In Malus sylvestris chromosome 2, drMalSylv7.2, whole genome shotgun sequence, the genomic stretch ctgcacaatccatCAGGTTTGTTGTTTTATCTCAAAATGCCTAGGTATTAGCTAGAGTgggattaaaatatttaaactattacttttgtttttctatgaCCGATGTGGGATTTGACACACCCCCTCACGTGGGACCTAATTTGTGGGTCACACATGAgagatccacacatcggcaaccacgcagggccaagggacccaccatcatTGCGCAGGGAcaaggggacccacccatcacgtgACAGTACGTACGAGCCCGCTCTCTGGCGCTGATACCAAATGTTAGATTAGAATTTAGTCTCAAACTTGGATCACAACATTCATATAAGTGTCGGTCAATTGTGATTgaataatcatatatatatgagaTGAATGCACCGAAGAGAAAACAATCAGAACGTCTTCTACTCACACAGTCCTTATGTCCAATACTAGTGATGGTCTAGTGACCGAGTGAACGTGTGTCTGATGAGCAGGGACATTCGTATTTATAGAGTATACTCCTAACGTGATCCCAGCTATCGTGGGATCAGTTAATACCCATTAATTTACACGTTCGAATGAGGCTGACTAACCTCATTTGTATCACGATCCCAAATCCTAAATAATAGGAAAATAGTTTGTTCATATGGCCACACAATCAATTTAAACCACATTTAGGTATCCTTATCAAGATATGTGTAAGTTCAAAACCTAACACATTCCACAAGCTTTGCCTGTTACCATTTGAAAGTGCATGATCAGTGAACATCTGACAAAACCAGTTTGAATCAAGTTAGTACTAGTGAATTAATTTTAACTTCAATGATTCTTGGGAGCAGCTGCACAGAGATCTAGCACGTGAAGCAGTTCGCAAGTCATTGGTTCTTTTGAAGAACGGAAAGGACCCAATGAAACCTTTTCTTCCATTAGAAAGAAATGCTAACAGAATACTTGTTGCTGAAACACATGCCGATGATCTTGGAAATCAATGTGGAGGATGGACGGCTACAAGACAAGGTAGCAGCGGCCCGATTACTATTGGTATGGAATCATGTGGCTATTtccattaattttttataattgagAGACTAATTGTGATCAATATAACTTAACAAGACTACGATTTCCCTTTCTAAGAACTTTAAATTCTCAAGTTTCGAACCAGAATTCTTCAACTTTTCAATAACCATTACAACAGCCTACGTAGAAGTTGTGTTTTCTTGTGCTTGAAGAAATCTGGCTATATATTGCTACTTTTAACGGATATTATAATCTTAATTAGGCTTAAATTGATAGCCTGTAAATCAGCATTGTTATATCTCCTCAATtaggcctggcattttggacccaacccgttaacccgacccgacccaacccgttaatatttgtatttgggtggatgcttaacgggtcgggtcgctaacgggtgaacccgttaacaacccgttaaataacgggtcactttgggtcaacccgttagacccgttaggacccgttaacatccgttagcacccgttagttgaggatattttagtaattttagtaaagtcttaataacaaaaaataaactttatgaaaaaaaaataataataataattgttaacgggtgttaacgggtgaaacgggtgacccgttagcttaacggatCGAGTTCGGGTGACccattagcttaacgggttgggttcggatgacccgttaacttaacgggtcgggttgaacccgacccaaacccaataaacccgacccgtttacaggtctacccTCAATGCCTTTATTGCCCTAACTTATTAGCACATGTACATGTTTAGGGACAACCATCTTGGAAGCTATTAAGAAAGCAGTTGGAGATGATACAGAAATAATTTATGAGAAATATCCGTCACACTTTAGCGCGTCAAGATATCTCTTTTGCGATCGTGGTTGTTGGTGAAGCTCCGTATGCATTAGGGGCTTACAGTTCGGAACTTATGATCCCGTTCAATGGAATGGATGTCATAAGCTCGATTGCTGACAGAATTCCCGTTTTGGCAATTCTGATTTCCGGAAGAACCTTAGTTTTAGAGCCCTGGCTCTTGGAAATGATGGATGCTCTTCTTGCTGCTTGGCTCCCTGGTACTGAAGGAGAAGGAATTGTAGATGCAATCTTTGGAGATTTTGACTTCGAGGGTAGACTCCGGGTGACATGGTTTAAAAGGGTTGAACTACTGCCTATGCATGCTGCAGACCCTTTATATCCGCTTGGCTTTGGGATGACATTCAATAAGGAGTAATGTTTGCACCAAAGGATTTGAAGATAATGCTGTTTTACGTTTTGATTCTGAGTTTATTGAACTGGTTTTAGCATAACATTTATGTTGGGATTTacggctcaaaattaggatgatgcagAAATTAGCTTTGTGTTACCTATTTTATTTGGTGTCCTATTTGTGCTTGGATTTGACTTCTTGGTTGAATTATTtgcttggtggagagattttgttaattacctatttgattgggatttggatttggatttactTCCACTTAGATTTAGGAttcttattgtaacctaagtcctatgcactataaataggaccttgGGGTTGGTTTATTTTGTGTGCCTCACCATTAGTTTAGAGAAGTTTCTCTAATTGGGTTTTGTGTGGAGGTCACCATTTGGAGTCATGAGTGTGTGGCAAATTCATGGCTCATTCGTTTGGGAATTTGGTAAGAATCATTTTGAGTTAGAGAACAATTTAGGAGAatcttgtccatttatttgttttgagttctctactcgtttggtttaggATTTGTAGTTTGTAGCATTTGGGTTGTGAAAgttaaacactcttttgtaataTCGTCTGTTTAGTGAAATTCATCGTCGTGCTTCACTAGTGGACGTAGATTTTGTGTGGAACCAGGTTAAATCTCTTGCATtcttatttgttttagttttcgcCTACGACATTGATATGTAGTACTTTATCAGAATTCGCTTCCGCTTACGCATTAAAGTACCACAATTTATTCATGTATGCATCTTTTTTTTATGCCAATGTCTCCGTATCATCGACAATATCTTTGCTACGAGAGCCACGCGGTCAAATGTAGGGCAGTCCAATAAGAAGATGTCACGTTGACACGAAAGGAAGATAGATTTGAAATCCCGCCGACTTGGCATCTCAGCTGCATACAAGTCGACCAGGATGAAATGGGATGCCTTTTAATTTACCTTTTTACTCTTTGATTTCTTTCCGCATTCTCATAATTTCCACTATGTACCTTACACAAACCTCCTGAGAGTTTGAGACTACAGTTCAGGGGTTTCACCTGCTTATTGCAATGTACAAGTAAATCATTACAGGGCATTtcatatacttatccacacgaCATTATGTAAACAATTCGTTTGCCTAAGGCGAAGGTTTTGTCCGGTCAAAAATTTTCAAGAGAACAAAAAGATTGCGCCTACAAATACACATGGAACAAGGAGTACTTCTACTTTACAAGCTAGACGCAACTCTGAGCAATGACAGAAACCCCTACAGCATAATCTACTGCATGTTTAAGTTTCAGATACATTAGTGTGCACCTGCCGGACGAAAATTTGATGTGCAGTGCAACTCTTGCCGTAGAACGACTGGATAAGTGTGAAGCTTCCATAAACTCTCTTAATATAGGGCTCTTAGTAAACCCTCCCAAGGCAAGCCAAGTTCGTGTATTGAAATCCTCGAACATATTTGGAGTATCCCATTAAAAATCAGCAATTTATGGCAATACGACCTGAGAAAATATTGATTCCATGTTTGTAAGGTATTGAGGAGATAACAACAAGATTAGTCGCGAATCATATTATCCAAAgtagaaaatagaaaaagtgAATTACCATCAAGGCTAACGTCTTCTTTTAGATCTGGTACGACGGCGGAGAATCCGGAAAAACACGACAGTAATAGTGAGAACTACTTGTATGATGATTAATATCTTCAAACCTGGAAACACGAAAAGCCCCAACTTTTGTTCACACATAATTTTTAGCTTATACTAAGACAAGTAAGAAAGAAGAGATTACCTGTAAGCTTCTGAATCAAGTCGTCCAAATTAACTCCACTTTTGGATTGTTTTCTGTCAATTTGCCCAAGACCACCTACTCTTGAGAAGCTATGGATGGTTTTGTACTCAATATTCCCGCCCATGATGCATGTGTTTGGACAATTGACACTACCATCATACTCGTCACTTCCATCGCAACAATCTATGTAAATAGTGGATGGCAACAGACAAACATCATAAATCTAAATGCATAATGGAACTATATATGGAAAGCAAACACATGATTAGACCAGACCGGAGCTTAGAATTAAGTGCCATGGATTTTCTGATGTCAGAGCTTAGAGATAATGGGACTATATCATGCCAAAAGTTAGAGAGCTTCGGAATTCAGACTGAAAGCCCATCCTCAACACTGGATGCAGTCATATATTTAAACCATGTAAAGAAATATTACAGCAAAACGAGTGTGCAAGTGTGTTCATATATACAAGCTAACAGCTGGAGAAAAACGTATAGAATTCAATTATTCAAATACAATGAGCAactgaaaacattttttttagtataGCAATACCACAAAGCAAGGCATCTGTAACACCCCAGCGATAAATAAGGGAAAACTAGATGTCACTTCCTCATAGAGGAGACTAGTGTTTAAAGAATAATATCAAAGAACACAActtaaataaaaatgtaaactaCGACTTAGGCCCCGCCGTATCCTACTAATACAGTTACCCATTTTTTAAAGTTATGTTTTAAGTTTTTCATTAACCTCTGGAGGGTGCTAAATTGTTTTGAGTTTTCCCTTTTTGCTTTAAAGCAAGTTTCCTCTACAAGGGAAGTGATATCCCGTTTTCCCTTATTTATCTCTAGGATGTTACAACATCAATTCATCTCGTTGAAAAAATTAAGCTGCAAGCTCCATGAACCATGTATTCCATagaattaattaacaaaagCCTTAAGTAAATATGCGATTCAAGCAAAGAAGTAACTATAAATATGATACTTACCACAAACATGATCATTAACTCGAGAAGAAAATAGGAAGCGCGGAGTACTTCCTCTATTCAAACAATAGAATTTTCCTGCAGGGCAAGCGGAAGTCcctgaaaaattcaaaagaagcCTAAATGACTACTGGGGACACAAACAGGGGGATTATCTGCATAgcataaaaacaaaactttatagTAGGAAGAAACACTTGGAAATGAGAACCGAAACTAATATTATTAAGGTGTAGTTACAGTTTACTCCAACTCCAATTATcatactttcttttttatttacacACCAGAAAAATTAGTCTTTCCTTTCCACCccatttcgatttttttttttttttttgtagatagGTCACATTGTCATATTTTCTACCCTATTTGAACCCTAAAAGTTCCTAAGTGACTGCAAGTTTCCGGCATTTCCGATCAAATATTCCTGTCAGTAGAGTTACAAAAGTTAGTCCCTGCAAATTGCAATCTCCTTATGTGCCTGTGTTTTCTATTTGGGCGTTCACCAATAAATGAGTGACCCAATTCAAAATTAGGGACAGGAAGATAAATGGAAAAGTTTAAAGAGGCCAATGcagaaacaaaaattcaaagaggGGTTATTAATAATTGAGAGTTTAGAGCGAGTGAGTACCAGGCTCATCGGTTCCGTCAAGGCAGTCACAGAAATCATCATTGAGACGGTCTCTAGTGAAGGATTTGGAGTGATCCCTGCAGCTGATCACCTCTGAACCATAGTAGCTTTCATCTGCATCCAcaaaagagaagaaattatttaaatttcatatatatatatatatatatatatatatttatttattttcatatatatatatatatatagagagagagagagagagagagagagagagagagagagagagagaccgagTGGGTGAACTCCAAGAAGAGGTGGGATGGGGAGAGAGTGGGGAGAGGTGAAGGAGGAGGTGAGTAGGAAACACACGGAGACAAGACGGATGAAACTCGTCTCCATGTCTTTCTGCCAGAAaccctttctttgttttttgtttcttcaaagggatatttttcttaatttgccAAAAAGAAGGTATTGACCAAGAAAAAGAGGTTTATTGACCACGAAATTTATTTTTCTCGTTTTCACCCTTGACACTTCGGAAACATCAAAAGTCATTCACGCACGAAACAAAAAAAGAACGGAAAGATAAtattaaagaaattaaacatgtaagctaaattttataaaaaaattgtataaaagttagtgattgaattattatttaaatattaattaatgttGTATTTTCTTATTCGTaaacattatttaatttaagaGATGTATTCAGTCTAGATTTTGAGcgattttaaattttgtaatgGATTTAAgagtattcaatcaggatttcaAGTGATTCTCTATTAATTTTAAAGTGTATTCAAGAAGGGCTTTGATGTCACATCCTGGGCCCGCTCTACCACCGTAacatgatattgtctgctttgagcTTAcaattccctcacggttttgtttttagaaactcacgagcaactttcaatggatcacccatcatgggagtgctctggcctcagcttctcgcttaacttcggagttcctacagaactcgaagccagtgagctcccaaaaagcattgtgctaggtaggcatgtgaatatacatttaaggaccactcccctagacgatgtgggatgtcacatttGAGatagtttatttttataaattcaaatgtatttaattagaattaagaaaaaaatgcaatattgtatttaattaaaacttaattttaaataatttgagaGAATTAAAAATTTCATACTCCATTTTAATCATTTCCAAATCTCAAAACTTTTCATAAAATTTTTTAGaagattgaattaaaatttttacataaaataaaatctccacaaattaataaaaactccataaacattcataaataAATTCATAAGTCGATTAAAATCTCTAAAATTCGGATTGATACAACCCCAAAGTCCAAACGTCGACTTTAATCTTGTACTGATTCCGTCGGTCTGTACGGAGACACTCGCAGACAGAGCAAGCCAGACCGCCTGGGGATACAGAAACAGATCTTAACGGTGGCACTTTACTCTTCCCTCCCAATTATTGAATCTCCACCGTCCGATCTCCTCAACATTGTCCTTCAGATTCAACTCTCCGGCCGCCCATCTCCTCCCTGATCTCCTCTCGACAATAGCATTTCCCTCGCAAATTCAAGGTGCATAATCGTCTCTTCCCTCGTTTTTCGTATCAGAATATGACCTCATTTCATTAATTTGGTTCACGGTTTATCCCCTTGATTGAATTGTCCGTTTGTAAACTTATGTATGAAGGTGGACACACATTTTTGTTTAGTTGCTGAGATTTTTGAGAGAGAAAATTAGAAATTCAATCTTGATTTCACTTGAATTATGATGGGTTGGTTTCGGAATACAGAAATGTGAACTGGGCAGTTGCAATTTTGTCAAAGGATTTAGTCTTGGTCCTTTTCTTTTGATTggggtaaaaataaataaataaaaattgtgtCATGCTTAATGGTAACTGAATTCaatcaatttcaatttcagtgTTTGATAAATTCTTCGTATGAACCGAATTTGCTCGCTGTTTCTGTTATTGTCTTTGAAAACTGATACTCGTTAGGCAAATTGTGCGATTGAACTAAATTgagaaaaaacaaaacagaagggAAGAAGATTGGTTGCAGCTAAACAGTTTTCGGATACGAGTGTTAGCTCAGATCATTAATCTGTTTCTTGGTGTTTCGAatattttcacatttttttttctttggagtCTTCATAATGTATATGGTAAATCCTTTTTTACATGAGAAATGGAATGGAAACTAATATCAGTGAACAGTACAATTGGATATTACTGAGGACAAGATGGGTACTGAAGCGAATCGGAAGGCTGGTAAGAGTATAAAGTTTCACTCTCCTTACAAAAAACTGCCTCTACAAACTGTAACAGGTCTTTCATGCTCATGTTCAAACCACTGTAGTTGCCTTTCCGTCATTCTTTTCACATGTCGTACTCTAGGTTCCattggattttttgttttttaatctaGTAttagtaatttttatgttgCACTTTTCGAATTTCTGTGCTGTCGGTAACTAGCTACATTATAGGGGATTCCTTCTGGTAGGCTACAATATCAAGTGGGTCTTTATCATAGTATTTCTGAAATGATACTTAGTGGTGATGTATTTTTGTTTATGCTCTCAAACAGGAACTGTGTTTATTATGAAAAGTTGGTGGAAGTAATGTCCGTTTATTTTGTTAGTTCTTTCTTTTGGTGATTTAATACTTTAAATAAATTGGTTCACCTGCAGACAGCTTCTATGGGAATCGAAGGGATTGTGAAAGATGTTGATACCAGCAATTGGCAAACAGATTTGGCCTATGACCAGTGGATAGCACTCCCTGTTTCTGGTCCACGACCACCAGCTCGGTATAAGGTACGCATATATTTTAAGTTTAGATAAGCTCTAGATTAAAACCATAGAGAAATATTTTGTTAAGttcacatttttttcttcttttgtgattcctaaagtcatttttattaaagtcAGTGCAAAATCAAACTGGTGGTCGTGGATGACCATGCTATTTCTCTTTTCACTGTAGCATGCTGCTGTAGTCGCGGATGAAAAATTATACATTATTGGTGGGAGTCGTAATGGTCGGAACCTATCTGATGTTCAGGTATTGTACATGCTCATGTACTTTTTGACTTTGAGCTTCGTCTTTTTTGTGTAATGTGGTACTGGACTCTTCTTGCAGGTCTTTGACTTTAGAAATTTGTTGTGGTCTAACATTAAACTGAAACCCAATTTGGATAAATTTGAAGACAGCGGCTTACAGGAAGTTCTTCCAGGAATTTCTGCTCACAATATGGTAAATGTTCATGAGTACTATTTTGTGTTTGTCTGTgcatattatttgtttgtatacgTCCTATTCGTGTTTTGTCTGGCCGTCATCCCCTTCATTTATGATTCCATGTGGTTTTCATTATCCGGTTGAACACTTGTGTTTATGTCTTGGCAGGTTAGGTGGGGAAATAAACTTCTTCTTCTCAGTGGAAATTCAAAGAAATCGTCTGATAGAATAATAGGTTTGTTACTAAAACAGCCATTTTGTTAGTTCATGGATAATATTTTCTCTTGTGAGACATTTGAAAGTGCACTTTAATTGGTGTTTAAAACCTTCTGCAATGTTAATGGACTTGTAGTTTGGTTCATCGATTTGGAAACCCATGTCTGTGGCATCATTGAGGCCTCAGGAAATGTTCCGGTATGATGGCTGAATCCCTATTTTCCTTGTGCTTTGTGCTTTCAACTGTTTAATTAACCTGTTTGGTATGCATTCATCAAGTAATTTCTGGATGGCAAACTGATATTAGCAAAACCACACAATGCAATGGGTTTCCATATATGATATCCCTTCTCTAATTTTGTTGCTCTAAATATTTGATCCATTGTTCTGTGGTAATTCAACCTGTTTGGTATGCATGCAAATTATTTTTCAGGTAGCTCGTGGGGGCCAGTCCACCACACTGGTTGGTTCTAGACTGATAATGTTTGGTGGAGAAGACCGGAGCAGAAGATTGTTGAATGATGTTAATGTTCTTGATTTAGAGACAATGACTTGGGATGTCATGGAAGCAACGTAAGTATCCATACACTTTTATTTCGAAACAACTTCTGTgccgtgttttttttttttatgagttcTGCATTACTTTCTTATGTTGTGATAGGCAGACACCTCCAGCTCCCAGATTCGATCACACAGCTGCAGTACATGCAGAACGCTACCTTCTAATTTTTGGTGGTTGTTCTCATGCTACTTTCTTCAATGATCTTCATGTACTTGACTTGCAAGCAGTAAGTGATTTACTGATTACATCAGAACTAGTTTACAAATTGTGCAGTCTGTTCAAATACACATACATGTGCATTatttaaatgtttaatttattaattttcagtTCACCAGATGATTTCTGAGCTAGAAGCGTACTGAAGTGATTAATGAAAACTAACGCAGAATATAGCTAGTTGCTAATTAATACGTTGGTTTCCAATGAAGGCAACAACTTTTATCAACACTTCTGAGCTTCTGAGACCATTTTGCAACttatatttatgaaattaatagATCTCTCTTTCACCTTTTTAGATTTTTACCGAAAGTGCTATATATTGTAAGAGCTCCTTTTTATGC encodes the following:
- the LOC126587256 gene encoding glucosidase 2 subunit beta isoform X2 yields the protein METSFIRLVSVCFLLTSSFTSPHSLPIPPLLGVHPLDESYYGSEVISCRDHSKSFTRDRLNDDFCDCLDGTDEPGTSACPAGKFYCLNRGSTPRFLFSSRVNDHVCDCCDGSDEYDGSVNCPNTCIMGGNIEYKTIHSFSRVGGLGQIDRKQSKSGVNLDDLIQKLTGRIAINC
- the LOC126587256 gene encoding glucosidase 2 subunit beta isoform X1; translation: METSFIRLVSVCFLLTSSFTSPHSLPIPPLLGVHPLDESYYGSEVISCRDHSKSFTRDRLNDDFCDCLDGTDEPGTSACPAGKFYCLNRGSTPRFLFSSRVNDHVCDCCDGSDEYDGSVNCPNTCIMGGNIEYKTIHSFSRVGGLGQIDRKQSKSGVNLDDLIQKLTGLKILIIIQVVLTITVVFFRILRRRTRSKRRR